The following proteins come from a genomic window of Nocardioides albertanoniae:
- a CDS encoding thioredoxin domain-containing protein has translation MANRLASATSPYLLQHAQNPVDWWEWGTDAFEEARRREVPILLSVGYAACHWCHVMAHESFEDAATAAYMNEHFVNIKVDREERPDVDAVYMAATTAMTGSGGWPMTVVLDHDGNPFFAGTYFPDTPRHGQPAFTQVLQALAEAWTQRRSEIGDVADNVRRHLAAAPTAPDAAGSSQVDPGAAVEKLSEEFDPMAGGFGGAPKFPPSMVLEFLRRAALAGLESEHARKAAHMLARTAAAMAGGGMYDQVGGGFARYAVDRGWVVPHFEKMLYDNAQLIGLYARLDTGNGDRIARESAEWMIRELGTAEGGFASALDADSEGVEGKFYVWTPAELVEVLGAEDGAWAAETFEVTEAGTFEEGASTLQLRHRPADSERLESVKARLLAAREQRVRPERDDKVVAAWNGLAISSLVDAGLLLEERRYLDAALEAGELLWRLHVVSPDRDARLLRVSRDGVAGAHAGVLEDYGCVAGGFLALVQATGDRVWLERASALLDTALAHFRAEDRGFYDTADDAEALVTRPRDSSDNASPSGTSAMVHALLTAHALTGEGRFRTAAEEALAATSVLMTKVPRFAGWSLAASVTMSDGPLGIVVVGPPGADRDALAAKARRKPGAVVVVTDGARDDIPLLIGRTPVGGRPAAYVCRGFVCDRPVTTPEDLA, from the coding sequence GTGGCCAACCGACTCGCGTCTGCAACTTCGCCGTACCTCCTCCAGCACGCCCAGAACCCGGTCGACTGGTGGGAGTGGGGCACCGACGCGTTCGAGGAGGCTCGGCGGCGCGAGGTTCCGATCCTGCTGAGCGTCGGCTATGCCGCCTGCCACTGGTGCCACGTGATGGCCCACGAGTCGTTCGAGGACGCGGCGACCGCGGCCTACATGAACGAGCACTTCGTCAACATCAAGGTCGACCGCGAGGAGCGGCCCGACGTCGATGCTGTCTACATGGCGGCGACGACGGCGATGACCGGCTCCGGTGGGTGGCCGATGACCGTCGTGCTCGACCACGACGGCAACCCGTTCTTCGCCGGCACCTACTTCCCCGACACACCTCGTCACGGGCAGCCGGCGTTCACCCAGGTGCTGCAGGCGCTCGCGGAGGCCTGGACGCAGCGGCGATCGGAGATCGGCGACGTCGCCGACAACGTACGCCGCCATCTGGCTGCAGCTCCCACCGCGCCCGATGCTGCCGGCTCGTCGCAGGTCGACCCGGGTGCCGCGGTCGAGAAGCTCTCCGAGGAGTTCGACCCGATGGCGGGCGGGTTCGGGGGTGCGCCGAAGTTTCCGCCGTCGATGGTGCTGGAGTTCCTGCGGCGCGCCGCCCTGGCCGGATTGGAGAGCGAGCACGCGCGAAAGGCGGCGCACATGCTCGCCCGCACGGCAGCGGCGATGGCCGGCGGCGGCATGTACGACCAGGTCGGAGGCGGTTTCGCCCGCTATGCCGTCGACCGGGGCTGGGTGGTGCCCCACTTCGAGAAGATGCTCTACGACAACGCCCAGCTGATCGGTCTCTACGCCCGGTTGGACACCGGCAACGGCGACCGGATCGCCCGCGAGAGCGCCGAGTGGATGATCCGCGAGCTCGGCACCGCAGAGGGCGGTTTCGCGTCCGCGCTCGACGCCGACAGCGAGGGCGTCGAGGGGAAGTTCTACGTCTGGACCCCCGCCGAGCTGGTCGAGGTCCTCGGGGCCGAGGACGGAGCCTGGGCGGCGGAGACCTTCGAGGTGACCGAGGCCGGCACCTTCGAGGAGGGCGCCTCGACGCTGCAGCTGCGACACCGGCCCGCCGACTCCGAGCGTCTCGAGTCGGTGAAGGCACGGCTCCTGGCCGCCCGGGAGCAGCGCGTGCGGCCGGAGCGCGACGACAAGGTCGTCGCAGCATGGAACGGCCTGGCGATCAGCTCGCTGGTCGATGCCGGGCTGCTGCTCGAGGAGCGTCGCTATCTCGATGCCGCGCTCGAGGCCGGTGAGCTGCTGTGGCGGCTCCACGTCGTCTCGCCCGATCGCGACGCTCGCCTCCTCCGCGTCAGCCGCGACGGCGTGGCCGGGGCGCATGCCGGCGTGCTCGAGGACTACGGGTGCGTGGCCGGGGGATTCCTCGCGCTCGTCCAGGCGACGGGGGATCGGGTCTGGCTCGAGCGCGCGAGCGCCCTCCTCGACACCGCGCTGGCACACTTCCGCGCCGAGGACCGCGGCTTCTACGACACCGCCGACGACGCCGAGGCGCTGGTGACCAGGCCGAGGGACTCCTCCGACAACGCCAGCCCGAGCGGCACCAGCGCGATGGTGCATGCGCTCCTCACCGCCCACGCGCTCACCGGGGAGGGCCGCTTCCGCACCGCCGCCGAGGAGGCGCTCGCCGCCACGAGCGTCCTGATGACGAAGGTGCCCCGGTTCGCCGGCTGGTCGCTGGCGGCGTCGGTCACGATGAGCGACGGACCCCTCGGGATCGTGGTCGTCGGCCCGCCCGGGGCCGACCGCGACGCGTTGGCGGCCAAGGCCCGGCGCAAGCCGGGCGCGGTGGTGGTCGTCACCGACGGAGCTCGCGACGACATCCCGCTGCTGATCGGCCGCACTCCGGTCGGCGGGAGGCCGGCGGCGTACGTCTGTCGGGGTTTCGTCTGCGATCGACCCGTCACCACGCCGGAGGACCTGGCGTAG
- a CDS encoding branched-chain amino acid ABC transporter permease, with translation MNAVLQYTVQGLAAGSFYALAALGLAVIFGVLGVVNFAHGAFYMLGAVAAAVLLDTVGMSLWLALLVVPVLMLVFGMVIERLLVRWLLPLDPLYNLLLTFGLTLLLVDLVKRRYGVSGLPYERPAALDGRIQVAGIGLPVYQLFVIGVALLVCLGVWLLMSRTRVGMIVRAATERPELAGALGINVGRWVTPVFGFGVALAGLAGVLAAPFRAITAEMGSDFIIILFAVVVIGGLGSIVGAVTGGFLVGLVEAFGQAYAPTFAQVLIFVLMAVVVLARPAGLFGREEATA, from the coding sequence ATGAACGCGGTTCTGCAGTACACCGTCCAGGGCCTCGCGGCCGGCAGCTTCTACGCGCTGGCCGCGCTGGGCCTGGCGGTCATCTTCGGAGTGCTGGGCGTGGTCAACTTCGCCCACGGCGCCTTCTACATGCTGGGCGCGGTCGCCGCCGCGGTGCTCCTCGACACCGTCGGGATGAGCCTGTGGCTGGCGCTGCTCGTGGTGCCGGTGCTGATGCTGGTCTTCGGGATGGTCATCGAGCGGCTGCTGGTGCGGTGGCTGCTGCCGCTCGACCCGCTCTACAACCTGCTGCTCACCTTCGGGCTGACCCTGCTGCTGGTCGACCTGGTCAAGCGCCGTTACGGCGTGAGCGGTCTCCCCTACGAGCGCCCGGCCGCGCTCGACGGGAGGATCCAGGTGGCCGGGATCGGGCTGCCCGTCTACCAGCTCTTCGTGATCGGTGTCGCGCTGCTCGTCTGCCTCGGCGTCTGGCTGCTGATGTCACGTACGCGGGTGGGCATGATCGTCCGCGCCGCGACCGAGCGTCCCGAGCTCGCCGGCGCGCTCGGCATCAACGTCGGGCGCTGGGTGACCCCGGTGTTCGGCTTCGGGGTCGCTCTGGCCGGGCTGGCCGGGGTGCTGGCCGCACCGTTCCGCGCGATCACCGCCGAGATGGGCAGCGACTTCATCATCATCCTGTTCGCGGTGGTCGTCATCGGCGGGCTCGGCTCGATCGTGGGCGCCGTGACGGGCGGCTTCCTGGTCGGCCTCGTGGAAGCCTTCGGCCAGGCGTACGCACCGACGTTCGCGCAGGTGCTGATCTTCGTGCTGATGGCTGTGGTGGTCCTCGCCCGTCCGGCCGGGCTCTTCGGACGAGAGGAGGCGACGGCATGA
- a CDS encoding substrate-binding periplasmic protein, producing MNLSKPLLVVGALVVVGAIALGGRFTGSAPSAADETNAAAAGGGTLRIGVESTEPVYYERGGEAKGFDHDMARSVAEGMGLEPEFVAMELHELFPALREGKIDMVGAQVTKTSDLEREFDFSAPYFSTYVAFLTPRGSTIHTRGDINGKRIAVVDGAIQESYLEEKYHDVEIVKAPNVGAALTLIGRGEADALFHGAPYAQSIIKSAPIALDEPIVYPVKDAPIAFVVRSGDQRREQIDGVLKDMVLGGEWLRIKTAYFEADPLSDVFGDKGS from the coding sequence ATGAACCTGAGCAAGCCGCTCCTCGTCGTCGGCGCACTGGTCGTCGTCGGCGCCATCGCCCTCGGCGGACGCTTCACCGGCTCCGCCCCGTCGGCCGCCGACGAGACGAACGCCGCCGCGGCCGGCGGCGGCACGCTCCGCATCGGGGTCGAGAGCACCGAGCCGGTCTACTACGAGCGCGGCGGCGAGGCCAAGGGCTTCGACCATGACATGGCCCGCAGCGTCGCCGAGGGCATGGGCCTCGAGCCCGAGTTCGTGGCGATGGAGCTCCACGAGCTCTTCCCCGCCCTGCGTGAGGGAAAGATCGACATGGTCGGAGCCCAGGTCACCAAGACCTCGGACCTCGAGCGGGAGTTCGACTTCAGCGCGCCCTACTTCTCGACGTACGTCGCCTTCCTCACGCCGCGCGGATCGACCATCCACACCCGTGGTGACATCAACGGGAAGAGGATCGCGGTCGTCGACGGCGCGATCCAGGAGTCCTACCTCGAGGAGAAGTACCACGACGTCGAGATCGTCAAGGCGCCGAACGTCGGGGCTGCGCTCACCTTGATCGGTCGAGGCGAGGCCGACGCGCTCTTCCACGGAGCCCCCTATGCGCAGTCGATCATCAAGAGCGCACCCATCGCCTTGGACGAGCCGATCGTCTACCCGGTCAAGGACGCCCCGATCGCGTTCGTCGTGCGGTCCGGCGACCAGCGACGGGAGCAGATCGACGGGGTCTTGAAGGACATGGTCCTCGGCGGCGAGTGGCTGCGGATCAAGACCGCCTACTTCGAGGCGGACCCGCTCTCCGACGTGTTCGGCGACAAGGGCTCCTGA
- a CDS encoding ABC transporter ATP-binding protein, with protein MPETPKLEVENLSAWYGEAQALREATLSVGAGEVVTLVGRNGAGKTTLVRCLMGLHKHLSGSIRLDGRDITTLAAHRRARAGLGWVQDDRGIFANLSVEENLLLPPRVGEDAWSLEQVYDAFPALGSRRRAGGTTLSGGEQQMLAVARVLRTGARVLLLDEPSEGLAPVIVTQIGDIVRTAKESGIGVLLIEQNVRFAATVADRHYLLAQGRLVESLDNDEFVERQDELLEHLGI; from the coding sequence GTGCCTGAGACACCCAAGCTCGAGGTCGAGAACCTGAGCGCCTGGTACGGCGAGGCGCAGGCACTGCGTGAGGCCACCCTGAGCGTCGGCGCGGGCGAGGTCGTCACCCTCGTCGGCCGCAACGGTGCCGGCAAGACCACCCTCGTGCGCTGCCTGATGGGGCTTCACAAGCATCTGTCGGGCTCGATCAGGCTCGACGGTCGCGACATCACCACGCTGGCGGCGCACCGACGGGCTCGCGCCGGGCTCGGCTGGGTCCAGGACGACCGCGGCATCTTCGCCAACCTGAGCGTCGAGGAGAATCTGCTGCTGCCGCCACGCGTCGGTGAAGACGCATGGAGCCTGGAGCAGGTCTACGACGCCTTCCCCGCTCTCGGCAGCCGACGCCGCGCGGGTGGCACCACTCTCTCCGGCGGTGAGCAGCAGATGCTCGCCGTGGCCCGGGTGCTCCGCACCGGCGCCCGGGTGCTGCTGCTCGACGAGCCCTCTGAGGGGCTCGCGCCGGTCATCGTCACGCAGATCGGCGACATCGTGCGGACCGCCAAGGAGTCGGGCATCGGCGTGCTCCTGATCGAGCAGAACGTACGTTTCGCCGCCACCGTCGCCGACCGCCACTACCTGCTCGCCCAGGGCCGTCTGGTCGAGAGCCTCGACAACGACGAGTTCGTCGAGCGTCAGGACGAGCTGCTCGAACACCTCGGGATCTGA
- a CDS encoding helix-turn-helix domain-containing protein: MSVDLVAFLELLAGDAAEADFEGPAAAARAAGASAEEQERIEHAKRLALQVRGTLEGRRRREGELGALFESANDLAMLTNLEAVLQAIVTRARQLLNSDVAYLTLNDERRGEYMRVTEGILTVAFRTTRIPYGIGLGGLVAQTTRPYSTADYIPDERFRHAPDIDAAVSGEGIRAIIGVPLLLGSQAIGVLFAANRTVRPFGVEASALLVSLAAHAAIAVDKARLLEETRAAVAELEVTTRKLQARNEAVERAGDAHDRLTRIVVGGGGVDDVVRSVAEVLGARVVLRDLSGETIATSAPDEPVSDYEDAVIRRSLDLSRTAGSGDIYATPVLAGAEQLGSMLLGPREAERETHGDLEEGDQRILERAALVTALLLLFRRSVAEAEGRVRGELLDELLSGSAPDSETLRERGRLLQADLSRSYAVVVADVPGDRARVGQAATFLAATHDGFAAVRQGQVVLIFPGCEARAAGELAVEGLRLSAGAPVTVGAAGPVPGPLSSPDAVVKGYDEARRCLAAAVTLGRQGQVVTADDLGFVGLLLGTDGDPAAYVSSRLGPVVDYDEAKGSKLVETLRTYFGADRNLTRTAAALHVHVNTVTQRLERVTRLLGKGWQEPERQLEVQLALRLHQLVA; the protein is encoded by the coding sequence ATGTCGGTCGATCTGGTTGCGTTCCTGGAGCTGCTGGCCGGGGATGCCGCCGAGGCCGACTTCGAGGGCCCCGCGGCGGCCGCGAGAGCGGCGGGAGCCTCTGCGGAGGAGCAGGAGCGGATCGAGCACGCCAAGCGTCTCGCGCTCCAGGTCAGGGGCACCCTCGAGGGGCGCCGCCGGCGCGAGGGCGAGCTGGGCGCGCTGTTCGAGTCGGCCAACGACCTGGCGATGCTGACCAACCTGGAGGCGGTGCTCCAGGCGATCGTGACCAGGGCCAGGCAGCTGCTCAACAGCGACGTCGCCTACCTGACGCTCAACGACGAACGCCGCGGCGAATACATGCGCGTCACCGAGGGCATCCTGACCGTGGCGTTCCGGACGACCCGTATCCCGTACGGTATCGGGCTCGGCGGGCTCGTCGCGCAGACCACGAGGCCCTACTCGACCGCCGACTACATCCCCGACGAGCGGTTCCGGCACGCCCCCGACATCGACGCAGCGGTCAGCGGCGAAGGCATCCGCGCGATCATCGGCGTGCCGCTCCTGCTCGGCAGCCAGGCCATCGGCGTGCTCTTCGCCGCCAACCGCACCGTGCGGCCGTTCGGCGTCGAGGCGAGCGCGTTGCTCGTCTCCCTGGCCGCCCATGCCGCGATCGCGGTGGACAAGGCCAGGCTGCTGGAGGAGACCCGCGCCGCGGTCGCAGAGCTCGAGGTCACCACCCGCAAGCTGCAGGCCCGCAACGAGGCCGTCGAGCGTGCGGGCGACGCCCACGACCGGCTCACCCGGATCGTCGTCGGGGGTGGCGGAGTCGACGACGTCGTACGCAGCGTCGCCGAGGTGCTCGGCGCCCGGGTCGTCCTCCGTGACCTGAGCGGCGAGACCATCGCGACCAGCGCACCGGACGAGCCCGTCTCCGACTACGAGGACGCCGTGATCCGGCGGAGCCTCGACCTGAGCCGCACCGCCGGCAGCGGCGACATCTATGCCACCCCGGTCCTGGCCGGCGCCGAGCAGCTCGGCTCGATGCTCCTGGGCCCTCGCGAGGCCGAGCGCGAGACCCACGGCGACCTGGAGGAGGGCGACCAGCGGATCCTGGAGCGGGCCGCCCTGGTCACGGCGCTGCTGCTGCTCTTCCGCCGCAGCGTCGCGGAGGCGGAGGGACGGGTGCGTGGAGAGCTCCTCGACGAGCTCCTCTCGGGCTCCGCGCCCGACTCCGAGACGCTGCGTGAGCGTGGCCGCCTGCTGCAGGCCGATCTGTCCAGGTCGTATGCCGTGGTGGTCGCCGACGTGCCCGGCGACCGCGCCCGGGTCGGTCAGGCGGCGACGTTCCTCGCCGCGACCCACGACGGGTTCGCGGCCGTGCGGCAGGGGCAGGTGGTGCTGATCTTCCCCGGCTGCGAAGCACGTGCCGCCGGCGAGCTGGCCGTCGAAGGGCTCCGGCTCTCCGCCGGTGCGCCGGTGACCGTCGGCGCCGCCGGACCCGTGCCGGGTCCGCTGAGCAGCCCCGACGCGGTGGTCAAGGGCTATGACGAGGCCCGTCGCTGCCTGGCCGCGGCGGTGACGCTCGGTCGTCAGGGCCAGGTGGTCACCGCCGACGACTTGGGTTTCGTGGGGCTGCTGCTCGGAACCGACGGCGACCCGGCGGCCTACGTCAGCTCACGGCTGGGCCCCGTCGTCGACTACGACGAGGCGAAGGGATCCAAGCTGGTGGAGACGCTGCGCACCTACTTCGGAGCCGACCGCAACCTCACCCGCACGGCCGCCGCGCTGCACGTGCACGTCAACACCGTCACCCAGCGGCTCGAGCGGGTCACCCGCCTGCTGGGAAAGGGCTGGCAGGAGCCGGAGCGCCAGCTCGAGGTGCAGCTGGCGCTCCGGCTCCATCAGCTCGTCGCCTAG
- a CDS encoding MFS transporter: MTTTSPDSLAAPTAPPGRTTPVVALAAGIAILVTSEFLPAGVLPTMARDLGVSEGTAGLAVAATAIAGALTAPSIAMLLPRTDRRTVLVGLLVAAAVANLAVALAPGFLVLLAGRLLLGAALAGFWSFAFAAGTYASPGHDHVISTSIALGVTVATIVGVPLGSLLADGPGWRWGFVGGAVLSLLAGVAVARALPSVPAHPGAGLAMMRRAVRNPRLVAGVALVVVVVLGNFVAYPFIRIAIATTSPGDGMWMLVLWGVGGLFGNLAAGRFAAHLRVTVTAAALLLAAGLMLTLLAESTAVMALAMLVWGFGMNMVPVATQLWVTRAEPERTESALALQVTAFQIAITAGAALGGAFLDSYGVGRVLLVGAVSAAVGAAGFAAIRVPRD, translated from the coding sequence GTGACGACGACTTCGCCAGACTCCCTTGCCGCCCCGACCGCCCCTCCAGGTCGCACGACCCCCGTGGTGGCGCTCGCCGCCGGGATCGCGATCCTGGTCACCAGCGAGTTCCTGCCCGCGGGCGTGCTGCCCACCATGGCGCGCGACCTCGGGGTCAGCGAGGGCACCGCCGGGCTCGCGGTGGCGGCGACCGCGATCGCCGGAGCGCTGACCGCGCCCAGCATCGCCATGCTCCTGCCGCGGACGGACCGGCGTACGGTGCTGGTCGGTCTGCTGGTCGCGGCAGCCGTGGCCAACCTGGCGGTCGCGTTGGCGCCCGGCTTCCTCGTGCTGCTGGCCGGCCGTCTCCTGCTCGGGGCGGCGCTGGCCGGCTTCTGGTCGTTCGCCTTCGCCGCCGGGACGTACGCCTCGCCTGGCCACGACCACGTCATCTCGACCTCGATCGCGCTCGGGGTCACGGTGGCCACGATCGTCGGTGTGCCGCTGGGCTCGCTGCTCGCCGACGGCCCGGGCTGGCGCTGGGGGTTCGTCGGCGGCGCGGTGCTGAGCCTGCTCGCCGGTGTCGCCGTGGCACGGGCGCTGCCGTCGGTGCCCGCCCACCCCGGAGCCGGGCTCGCCATGATGCGCCGGGCCGTGCGCAACCCGCGGCTCGTCGCCGGAGTGGCTCTCGTCGTCGTGGTGGTGCTCGGCAACTTCGTGGCCTACCCGTTCATCCGGATCGCGATCGCCACCACCTCGCCCGGTGACGGCATGTGGATGCTGGTGCTGTGGGGCGTCGGCGGGCTGTTCGGCAATCTCGCCGCCGGGCGGTTCGCCGCACATCTGCGGGTCACGGTCACCGCGGCTGCCCTTCTCCTCGCGGCCGGGCTGATGCTGACGCTCCTCGCCGAGAGCACCGCCGTGATGGCGCTCGCGATGCTCGTCTGGGGCTTCGGGATGAACATGGTGCCCGTCGCCACGCAGCTCTGGGTCACCCGCGCCGAGCCCGAGCGCACCGAGTCGGCGCTGGCGCTCCAGGTCACCGCGTTCCAGATCGCGATCACCGCGGGAGCGGCGCTAGGAGGCGCGTTCCTCGACAGCTACGGGGTCGGGCGGGTGCTCCTCGTCGGTGCGGTGTCCGCTGCCGTCGGCGCGGCCGGCTTCGCCGCGATCCGGGTGCCGCGCGACTGA
- a CDS encoding branched-chain amino acid ABC transporter permease: protein MTSIATAGASVTEQHAAIAGARPWQRLVLLAVGLLVALGLPWFVYPPVAMDIAAWALFAVALDLLLGYCGLLSFGHAAFWGGSAYVTGLIAIHLGVPFPVAVLGGALFAMILAVPIGYLSVKRSGIYFAMVTLAFAQMLFFIANQASSLTGGENGLQGVPRSFFGIEAVETDAFFFYYAALPIILLGMWAAWRIVHSPFGRVLVAIRDNAPRARALGYDVERYKLVAFVLSAGLSGLAGGVFALSHGFVALPELHWTTSGEVVLMTVLGGIGTLWGGVIGAGLIVMLADYLASSGFDGIGIVTGGVFVTVVLLFRRGIWGTARHLWLSRKG from the coding sequence ATGACCTCGATCGCAACCGCCGGTGCCAGCGTCACCGAGCAGCACGCGGCGATCGCCGGGGCGCGTCCCTGGCAGCGGCTGGTCCTGCTGGCCGTCGGACTGCTGGTGGCCCTCGGGCTCCCCTGGTTCGTCTACCCGCCCGTGGCCATGGACATCGCCGCCTGGGCGCTGTTCGCGGTGGCCCTCGACCTGCTGCTGGGCTACTGCGGGCTGCTCTCGTTCGGTCATGCCGCGTTCTGGGGCGGGTCGGCGTACGTCACCGGGCTGATCGCCATCCACCTGGGGGTGCCGTTTCCCGTCGCGGTGCTCGGCGGGGCGCTCTTCGCGATGATCCTCGCCGTGCCGATCGGCTACCTCTCGGTGAAACGCTCGGGCATCTACTTCGCGATGGTCACGCTGGCCTTCGCCCAGATGCTCTTCTTCATCGCCAACCAGGCCTCCTCGCTCACCGGCGGCGAGAACGGGCTCCAGGGAGTGCCGCGCTCGTTCTTCGGGATCGAGGCGGTCGAGACCGACGCGTTCTTCTTCTACTACGCCGCGCTGCCGATCATCCTGCTCGGCATGTGGGCCGCCTGGCGGATCGTCCACTCCCCCTTCGGGCGGGTGCTGGTCGCGATCCGCGACAACGCACCGCGGGCGCGGGCGCTGGGCTACGACGTGGAGCGCTACAAGCTGGTCGCCTTCGTGCTCTCGGCCGGTCTCTCCGGGCTGGCCGGCGGCGTCTTCGCGCTCTCCCACGGGTTCGTGGCGCTGCCCGAGCTGCACTGGACCACCTCGGGCGAGGTCGTCCTGATGACGGTGCTCGGCGGCATCGGCACGCTGTGGGGCGGGGTGATCGGCGCCGGTCTGATCGTGATGCTCGCCGACTATCTGGCCTCGTCCGGGTTCGACGGCATCGGGATCGTCACCGGTGGCGTGTTCGTGACCGTCGTCCTGCTCTTCCGCCGCGGCATCTGGGGCACCGCCCGACACCTCTGGCTGAGCAGGAAGGGCTAG
- a CDS encoding ABC transporter ATP-binding protein, with protein MTSTTPDRICALRTEGLTKDFRGFRAVSSVDLEVAEGTLHALVGPNGAGKTTLFNLLTGFVKPTSGQITVFGDDVTAMAPERITRHGVARSFQITSLFENLTPREHVEIALQGLTNQGLKFWRSAKLLGRRREEVDRLLAEVGLSDLADRPTGLMAYGQKRALELALVLAVEPKLLLLDEPTAGMGIEDVDRTIELVRRIAEGRTVVFVDHNMHVVGQLADRVTVLQQGSVLAEGSYDEVRADARVITAYLGEAHSA; from the coding sequence GTGACGAGCACCACACCAGACCGGATCTGCGCGCTGCGGACCGAAGGACTCACCAAGGACTTCCGTGGCTTCCGCGCGGTCAGCTCCGTGGACCTGGAGGTCGCCGAGGGCACCCTGCACGCGCTCGTCGGCCCCAACGGCGCCGGCAAGACGACCCTGTTCAATCTGCTGACCGGCTTTGTGAAGCCCACCAGCGGACAGATCACGGTCTTCGGTGACGACGTCACCGCGATGGCACCCGAGAGGATCACCCGACACGGGGTGGCCCGCTCCTTCCAGATCACCAGCCTCTTCGAGAACCTGACTCCTCGCGAGCACGTCGAGATCGCGCTGCAGGGGCTCACCAACCAGGGCCTGAAGTTCTGGCGCTCCGCGAAGCTGCTGGGCCGTCGCCGCGAGGAGGTCGACCGGCTGCTGGCCGAGGTCGGTCTGAGCGACCTGGCCGACAGACCGACAGGGCTGATGGCCTACGGCCAGAAGCGCGCGCTCGAGCTCGCTCTGGTGCTCGCGGTCGAGCCGAAGCTGCTGCTGCTCGACGAGCCGACGGCCGGCATGGGCATCGAGGACGTCGACCGCACCATCGAGCTCGTCCGCCGCATCGCCGAGGGCCGCACGGTCGTCTTCGTCGACCACAACATGCACGTGGTCGGCCAGCTGGCCGACCGCGTCACCGTCCTGCAGCAGGGCTCGGTGCTCGCCGAGGGGTCCTACGACGAGGTGCGCGCCGACGCCCGCGTCATCACCGCCTATCTCGGGGAGGCTCACAGTGCCTGA
- a CDS encoding ABC transporter substrate-binding protein has product MNKRRTVAGASMLMAGVLVTAGCGAGGPSAGGGDFTDDKVVLALLNDASGVYKDVSGPNSKIAIQMAIDDYQKKYGDDAVVDKIEVTSADHQNEPDIANTKAQELYDREGADIILDVPTSSAALAVATQAKNKKKLYMNIGAGTTDLTGAQCNKYTFHYAYDTWMLANGTGTVVTEDGDKNWQLIYPDYAFGQDMVKSFTGAIEAGGGKVAGTVATPFPNDNFATYITKAGAAKPQVIGTMHAGGDLINLVKQFNDSGLKDKGVDLAVGLMFISDIHSLGVAAFEGTIFTDAWYWNFDDKSRAWADRYMEETGDRPTYAHAGNYSAAMQYLEAVQSAGTDDADKVVEELEGKKVDDMFLRNGEIRAEDHRVIHDVYLAKVKGPDDVKEDWDYEEIIKTIPAEEAFRPASESGCSM; this is encoded by the coding sequence ATGAACAAGCGACGCACAGTTGCCGGCGCCTCCATGTTGATGGCAGGTGTCCTGGTCACCGCAGGCTGCGGTGCGGGTGGCCCGAGCGCCGGCGGAGGCGACTTCACCGACGACAAGGTCGTCCTCGCGCTGCTCAACGACGCCTCCGGCGTCTACAAGGACGTCTCCGGCCCCAACTCGAAGATCGCGATCCAGATGGCGATCGACGACTACCAGAAGAAGTACGGCGACGACGCCGTCGTCGACAAGATCGAGGTGACCTCGGCCGACCACCAGAACGAGCCGGACATCGCCAACACCAAGGCGCAGGAGCTCTACGACCGCGAGGGCGCCGACATCATCCTCGACGTGCCGACCTCCTCGGCCGCGCTCGCCGTCGCGACGCAGGCGAAGAACAAGAAGAAGCTCTACATGAACATCGGCGCCGGCACGACCGACCTGACCGGCGCGCAGTGCAACAAATACACCTTCCACTACGCCTACGACACCTGGATGCTGGCCAACGGCACCGGCACCGTCGTCACCGAGGACGGCGACAAGAACTGGCAGCTGATCTACCCCGACTACGCCTTCGGCCAAGACATGGTGAAGTCGTTCACCGGTGCCATCGAAGCCGGCGGCGGCAAGGTCGCGGGCACGGTCGCCACGCCCTTCCCCAACGACAACTTCGCGACCTACATCACCAAGGCGGGCGCGGCGAAGCCGCAGGTCATCGGCACCATGCACGCCGGCGGAGACCTGATCAACCTGGTCAAGCAGTTCAACGACTCCGGCCTGAAGGACAAGGGCGTCGACCTCGCCGTCGGGCTGATGTTCATCTCCGACATCCACTCGCTCGGCGTCGCCGCCTTCGAGGGCACGATCTTCACCGACGCCTGGTACTGGAACTTCGACGACAAGTCCCGCGCCTGGGCCGACCGTTACATGGAGGAGACCGGTGACCGGCCGACGTACGCCCACGCGGGCAACTACTCGGCCGCCATGCAGTATCTCGAGGCGGTGCAGTCGGCCGGCACCGATGACGCCGACAAGGTCGTCGAGGAGCTCGAGGGCAAGAAGGTCGACGACATGTTCCTCCGCAACGGCGAGATCCGCGCCGAGGACCACCGGGTCATCCACGACGTCTACCTGGCCAAGGTCAAGGGTCCCGACGACGTCAAGGAGGACTGGGACTACGAGGAGATCATCAAGACCATCCCGGCCGAGGAGGCCTTCCGCCCGGCCTCCGAGTCCGGCTGCTCGATGTGA